The stretch of DNA TACATCAAACAggccaaaaaaaataaacagcaacttcatagacaaaaaaggaaaaaaaagaaaccttttatCTTTGGCCTTTTTAACCATCTCATACAAACCAACTACTTATAGTACAGCTAAGTACATACACAAAAAAGTTACTGGAATGCTCGGAATAAGATTGTTTTTCTGTTGtcgtttttgctttttttacaaggttttttttctcctttgagattATAATGAACATGGTCACACCACAAGTAAAGTCAGAAGTAGGACAGAGAACGCTCCGAAGGCTGGTTTGGTCATCCGAGATCATTAAAAATGGCTGACCCTAACaatatgtacaaaaatataaaatgtaaataaaaaatacaaacaaatttcctttttaaagtacttttaagaaaaaaagcagggccTTGGAAGTTTTGGttcttttttcctcccctgtTGCAAATTCTCATGGTTTGGGTGGGGTGGTGGAGAGCGCCTGTCATCTGCGGGTGGCACTGCCCACGGTGGGCGGGCGGGCGGGCCTCTCTACTCCAAGGTGACCACGTTTAGATTCTGAGACGGGAAGTGGAGGGTGAATAGGTCACGGTGGCCTTTTTTagtttaacttttccttttttgctgtCTAGTCATCCTCGTCGGTCTTCTGCTTCTTGGTATCAACATCGTCATCCTCATGATCTTCAGCTGCCCGCTTGCCCGTAGCTgactcagcttcctcatcttcatctccATCCTCTTCCTCACCAtcaccttcttcttcctcctcctcttcctccccaccttcttcctcttcttcatctaCCTCATTGTCAGCCTCTTGCTCCCCATTTTCCTCATTAGCATTCCCGTTAGCAGGGGCGTCTCTTCCATTTTCTGCCTCTTCCACaacttccttcttctcctttaaGTCCTTGGTGGTGATTTCGGAGCTGGTGTCTACGGCTGCGTCTGACATGGTGGGGCACGCCGGTGATCCGATGCAGGGGATttaaagagaaagggagagttCAGGGACTCTGGCGATAAAGCTGCCGGAGTCCGCGGCGGCGGAGGAAGCGCGCGGCTGAGGCGGCTGCGGCCAGCAAGGAGGCTGACGAGGAACAATGCAAAGATGGCTTTTCAGAGCAGCCAGTGGGGGGGCTTTCCTTCATCTTCAATTTAGATAACCTGATGGcagtgtgcctaggtgatgatcttttgcgatgaatttcccaggtgttctttgtgcttcttgtgtTTGAAtatctaggtctctagcaaggccagggaaattttcctcaattattccctcaaatatgttttccaaacttttagatttatcttcttcctcaggaatgctGATTATTCTTAGGTGAATGGATGCGTTTAACATAATCGTAgacttcttagaggctttgttcacatttcttattcttttttgtttgcctttgttggattgggttactTTGAAGACATTATCTTCGAactctgaattctttcttctacttactGGATTCTATAgttgagactttccagagcattttgcatttctgtaagtgtTTCTATTGTTTCCCTgaagttttgattattttttatttatgctatctatttcattgAATGTTTCTCCCTTTActtcttctataatttttttggtttccttacattgggctttgcctttctcagGTGCCTCCCTGATTGGCTCAATACCTAaacttctgaattctttttcaggtaaatcagggattccTTCTTGGTTTGtgtccattgctggtgagctggtgTGATTTTCTGGGTGTGTTAACGAACCTTGTTATGTCATAGTACCAGTtggttttctgattccttctcatttgggtaggctctgtcagagggaaggtctagggctgaaggctgttgttcagatttttttgtccCACAGGtagttcccttgatgtagtactcttccccttttcctatggatgtggcttcctgagagctgagctgAAGTGATTGttctctctcttctggatctagccacccagcaagtctaccaggctccaggctggtactgggggttgtctgcacagagtcctgtgatgtgaactgtctgtgggtctctcagccaGGGATACCAGCACAATATTTGGGGtatctcctgggtcctgcaggagtaatctgcttccttcagagagTCTGTGGGTCCCCTTGGGTTTCCTGATTTAGTTCTGCAGTTGTTCTGGAGCAAAAATTAATAATCCGAGCCTCCACATGCTTCTCTGTCCATCTGAGTCGGAGCTGCAATCTAGTGCTACGGCCCGTCTGCCATGATCTGACAACTCCgccctttgtttctttgtaaAGTTTTTGACTTAATGTCTCTTTtatctaagtatagctactcctgcttttttctttttttttttgggtttcCACGTACATGGAATTTCtctttccatcccttcactttcagtctgtaTGTCATTATAGGTGAAGTAAGTTTCTTATAGGTAACATATAGTTATGTTGTAGAAGttatgaagaaattattttaggcaggtAGAGAGGAAAAACggtccttgggaagttttcattttttattaaggAGATTGTCCTTTCCTAATGGTGTCTTCCTGGTTGAAAATTAGTTGACTGTATATACTTGGGTTTACATCTGGGctctctgttttcttccattggtctttgtgtgtgtttttatgtcACTCTCACATTGTTTTGAATTATTCTGGCTTTATAATGGATCTTGGGATcgggtagtatgatgcctccagctttgttgttttgcttagatttgccttggctatttggagtcttttgtggttccatacaaaaattttttattttttttttctatttgaaaaatgtcattggaattttgacagATTGCATTGAATGTGTAGTCATCCATTTTTGAGTGGTATTTTTGCTTGATGTAAATTTTGAGGTTGACAagtttttatttcagtatttggAAGATGCTGTTACATTGTCTTCTTTTTCCCATTGTTTCTAATTGGAAAGTCAGCCATTACCTCTGTTATTTCTCTACATTTAATACATTGCAtgtcacattctttttttctttttttcttttgttttgagatggagtttcactcttgatggccaggctggagtgcaatggcgtgatcttggctcactgcaacctccgcctcccaggtacaagcaattctcctgcctcagcctcccaagtagctcggattacaggcatgcaccaccatgccctgctcatttttttatatttagtagagacgggctttcaccatgttaggctggtcgcaaacttctgacctcaggtgatccacctgcttcagcctcccaaagtgctgggattacagtcatgtgctgctGCGCCCTGCCAATGTCACTTTCTTCTGAGTATTTTGAGTATTTTCTATCTTTGATCTTcagcagtttgactatgatgtgtATAGGTTTGATTTCCTTTTGATGTATTCTTGTAGGAGTTCCCTAAGCTTCTTGGATTTGTAGGTTGATGTTTTTCATGAAATATGGGAAAATTTCAGGCACTATTTattcacaaaaattttttttctgccctATTGTCTCTCTGTTCTCCTTAAAACCACattttcaggccgggcacagcggctcacacctgtaatcccagcactttgggaggccgaggtgggtggatcacttgaggtcaggagtttgagaccagcctggccaacatggtgaaaccctatctctactaaaaacacaaaaattagccagctttggtggtacacgcctgtagtcccagctaacccggaggctgaaggaggagaatcacttgaactcgggaggtggagttagcggtgagccaagatcgtaccactgtactccagcctgggcgacagagagagagagactgtcttaaaacaaacaaaaccatacattttcctttaattctttaaacacTTTCGTTTctttgtacatatttaaaatagctgCTTCAAAGTCTTTGGGGCATCTCAAGGTTagtttttattgacttttttctctGGACTCTGGGGCATAGTTTCCTTTCTTTGCATGTCtagtggttatttatttatttatttatttatgagacaggatctagctctgttttccaggctagtcttgaactcttaacttcaagtgatccttataaatagctgggattacaggcatgggccatcacacccagcttgtaatttttttattgtattctttatATAGTGGGTGAATTGTGAtagattctgaattctgttttcttgttcTGAAAAGTTGATAGTTTTTATTCATGTAGGCAGTTCAAAGATAATCATCTTGACTATGTGGTAAGTGCCAGGTTTATTCTGAGTCTAATTTAGTAGAACATAACCTCCAAAATTTCCCCCTGTGGATCGTATGGGTTTagttttaggctttgtgggccttACTCTAGGGCACAGTTCTTCATTCTCAGGGGGCCTTTTCTGGTGTCTAAGCTGGATGTCTGGAGTATCAGGTTTTGGTGCTCCACTCTAGCTGGGCTGGGACTCCAGCATCCTCCAGCACTTCTTAGCTTCTAGTATCTCTGTTCTCTTTCAACGTAGTAGCTACTGCTTTCTGGCAAATTGCATATAGTGTTGCACTGTACCTAAGCCCTTGGCAAAGACCTCACAGGGAACTCTCACATGGGCTTTTGCAAGATAATGTCAAGCctgacaagaaaaaaatggatcTCTTTTAAGATCCAGTTTCAGTGTATCTGCATCTACCCTGCTTTGAGTTATTATGACaaagtgatggaaaaaaaaaacccaaataatgaGCTAGTCTTTGTACAGCTTTTTCCCTCTTGATCTTGTAGATTCCAGCCATTGTGACTGCCCAGAACTCTGATCTCTCCCCGCTCAGCTCAGTGGGAACACTGTGGTCTGCCTGGACGCCACTCACTGTGCTAGAGTCAGGGGAATGTCCTTAAGCAGACAGCCAGGAATTCATACGACTTACCTCAGGAACTTCCCTTCTATTGGGGGGTGACTGTCTTGTGCTGCATTTTGTCCAATGTCTAAAAGAAATTGCCTTACATGTATTTTGTCCAATTTTATGGTTAAGGTAGATAAGCTAGTCAGGTTGTAGTTACTCTGTTATAACTGGAAGTAGAAGTCTTAATCTCTGAACTTTATATACATACGACAAACCTGAAAATAATGAAGGAGGGCAAAGAGTATCAGCAGAAAGCTGACAATCCTAGGAGGTACCTAGCCTCTAGCTTGAATATCCGCTCATCTTCAAGACACGAAGATCATCTGCCAGCTTTGCTCAAACTATCTGAATACAGAGGAAACATCCAATGAGTGCTTTTTAGATGCAATGCTTATAAAGCATAAACATAGtatatatttagtaaatatttgataaactAATGATAAGACATTATAACTTATACCATTTTCCATTTCTCAGCAATTCAAATAATCACCATGTACTGCACTTTATGTCTTGTTTGGCTTTTCTGTAGGAAAACTTTGGACCTTATTGAGAAGAGGAAAACACTTAATAATTGGGCAGACGTCCTAGTGGCAGCCCACCAGAGCTCTACTGCCTTCAGACACTGTTCACACTCTCACCATTCATGTGTGTTCAGCATCTGAACTTGGCCCTGTGGCATAAAGACCCTGATGAAAGCtaatgtttctgttttcatgaaaatattgAATCTAGGGAACACCTTAGAGGAAAAAAGCCTTTTAGGTAAGATTGGTTTGGAAATTGGGAATGACCCAGCTTGTGCCTATATATATGTGGGCCTGCAATCAACTTCTGTGGTAGGAGTTGCCTACCTGAAGGGAAACTTTTTAcgtaggattaaaaaaaatgatactaatttaaaaacaaatattttaaatatgttcaaagctagtgaaagtaaaaataaactaattaatATTACCCCAGTATTAAGAATTtagcacacctacaaccatctgatcttcaacaaacctgacaaaaataagcaatggggaaaggaccccctatttaatcaatggtgctgggagaactggctagctgtatgtggaaaattgaaactgaaccctttccttacaccttatacaaaaattagctcaagatggattaaagacttaaatgtaaaacccaaaactacaaaatccctagaagaaaacctaggcaatactatttgggacataggcacaggctaagattttataatgaaaataccaAAAGCACTTGCAACACAAGCAAAAGTTGGCGAACGGGATCTAATTGAACTGAAGAGCCtctacatagcaaaagaaactaccaccagagaaaatagacaacttacagaatgggagaacatttttgcaatctgtccatctgacaaaggtctaatatccagagtctacaaataacttaaacaaatttacaagaaaaaaccccattaaaaagtgggcaaaggacatgaacagacacatctcaaaagaagacatacatacggccaacaaacatatgaaaagaagctcaacatcgctgatcattagagaaatccaagtcaaaaccacaatgagataccatctcacaccagtcagaatggcgataattaaaatgtaaacaaaaacaaaaaaatgcagatgctggcaaggttgtggagaagaaggaacacgtttacactgttggtgggagtgtaaattagtttaaccattgtggaagacagtgtggtaattcctcaaagatctagaagcagaaataccatttgacccagcaataccattactgggtatatgtatccaaagtaatataaatcattctattataaagatacatggatgtgtatgttcactgcagcactattcacaatggcaaagacacagaatcaatccaaatgtccatcaatgatagatgggacaaataaaatactgtatatatatataccatgaaatactatgcagccataaaaagaacaagatcttgtcatttgcatgGATAtgcatggagctggaggccgttatccttagcaaactaaggcagtaacagaaaaccaaacactgcatattctcacttataagtgttaGTTGAATGATgcgaacacatggacacatggagggaaaaacacacactggggcctgttgaggagtggagggagagcatcaggaagaatagctaatggatgctgggcttaatatctaggtgatgggatgatctgtacagcaaaccaccactccccacgtttacctatgtaacaaacttgcacatcctgcacatgtaccccttaaaAGCTGAagataaaaaattgttttttaacgGTTTCTACCTGTaatctcactttgggaggctgatgcaggaggatcgcttgagcccaggagtttgagaccagcctgggcaacaaagggagatcccatctctacaaaaaattaaaaattgctgggcacggcagcttacacctgtaatcccagcatttggggaggccaaggtgggaggatcgcttgagtccgggagaTCAAGATCAGcttaggcaatatagtgaggccctgttcctacaaaaaaaatttaaaaatcagccaggtgtgttggtgcgtgcctgtagtctcagctacctgggaggctgaggtgggaggatcacttgagcctgcgaggtcaaggctgcagtgagccatgatcatgccactgcatcccagcctgggtgacagagagagaccctggctcaaaaaaaaaaaaaaaaaaaaaaggacacacaaTTTTCTTGATACAGTATATTGGGTCTTACGACCCAAGTAAAAggataataaattttaaaaatatataaataaatgcaaataaagagAATTGGAAAGTAGACAATTCTAGATGAAAGATTTCAACAAATTTTCAGAAGACAGAAAGCAAAAGCAGCAGCAACAGATGTAACGGGGTGGAGAAAGCCATGATGTAATTTGTGCAAAAGAGGATAGTGATGAAAAGTGAACTTGAGACTCAGAGCTGACAAGCACAAAAAGGGGCATACCAGCTTTTTGAACAGGGGTGTGCAGCTGTTCTACATATGGTTGTCTCATGGTTTATTAGTCCATATGTAGAACAGCTGCAACTCTTCATCTCTGGAAACTTCTGCAAAGAATTCCTAGCACTTATACCCCAAGCAAGGGTCCAACTTCTCATCTGATTCACCTTAGAGCAGAGGTCTGCAAAGTGGCTCAGTCCCTCTTCTTACAAATAAGGTTTTATTGAAATGCATTCTGTCTATTCGTTTATGTATTATCTATGGTAGAATTGCAAAGTTGCAACATAGACcttatggcctgcaaagcctaaaatattttctggccctttacagaaaaagtttgctgaccacTGCCCAGAGTCGAGCCTACCAGAGGAGCTTCACCTACACACTCATagcttcaataaatgttttagtATCTTTCCCTAAACCTAAATAGACCATTAGGCATCCTAGATGCATGGAGAAAATCCTCATTATGAAAGGGAAAATCCAAATTAAATAGgcaaaataatagagaaaataactcatgaagaaataaaagaaatggttTTTAAAACTAATTGGTATGCTCAATGACAAAGGGAGCTCTATTCTCACATTTCTATAAGgttatttctttggaaaaaagagaatttatgtTTCTGATTGGTGAGTGGCAAGAGTTCAACattgccaggtatggtggctcacgcctgtaatcccagtactttgggaggttgaggtgagtggatcacttgaggtcaggagtttgagaccagcctggccaacttggtgaaaccctctctctaccaaaaatacaaaagttagccaggcagagtggcatgtgcctgtaatcccagctattcgggaggctaaggcacgagaatcacttgaatctgggaggcaaagattgcattgagcagagatcgtgcctgggcaacaaagtgagaccttgtctcaaaaaacaaaaacaaaagaaaaaaaaaaagagtttgacaTCAATtgctcctcccagcccagctcttctttttctttttctttttctttttttttttttttttgagacagggtcttgttctgtcgcccaggctagagtgcagtggtgtgatcattgcccactgcagcctctacctcttgttcaagttatcctcctgccttggcctcctgagtagctgggaccacaggtaaaCACCAACATaacaccaacatgcctggctaatttttgtattttttttttttttgtagtgatgggagttttactatgttgcctcggctggtttctaactccttggctcaagcaattctcccatctaagcctcccaaagtgctgggattacaggtgtgagccaccgtgcccagcctgtttccaTATCTTAAGTAAATGCAATACATATAGTAAAAACCAAGTGTATGTGACTCTATTCTTTCCCAACATTTGGGGCTTGACAAGTGAGGGGTAAGcaatttttctttcagtagtcTGGCTAAGTAGGTAAGTATCTGCCTTGCCAAATATCGACCCAGCAGATGCCTCGCAAGGTCTAGATTCCAGGAAGATGGCAGCAAGCTTGATTGTGATTGCAGGCCCAGGTTACAATGCGTTCTGTATTCTGACTCTACTGACAATAAAGCTGTTAATGTTACCTCCATCTGCCTGGCTCCAGTTTATAATTTGAAACAGATCTCTAAGGAATAAGGCATGTGATTTCTCAGCCTACTTAATCCTGAACACATGAtgatatgtttgttggctgtgaCTTGAGCTCAGGCCCCCAAATGGCAAGTGAgaattctactttctttctttttttttttttttgagatggagtcttgctctgtcaccaggctggagtgcagtggtgtgatctcagctgactgcaacctctgcatcccagattcaagcaattcccctgcctcagcctcccgagtagctgggactacaggcacacaccatcatgcccggctaactttttgatattttagtaaagacggggtttcaccatgttggccaggatggtctcgatctcctgacttcatgatccacctgcctgggcctcccaaagtgctgggattatgggcgtgagccaccgcacctggctgagaaTTCTGCTTTCTAATCTAACAAACAGATATGAGAAGGTGGTATattcattcataaaataagttgCTGTATGAAGGGAGCAATCAGAGAACAAGAAAAAaccttcaaaattttaaatatagttgTTATGAATTTAACATTAGAGTTAAAAGATAATGTTGGAAAACTCTCAAAGAAGACAGagccaaaaaggaaagaaagaaaaaaaaagagcaaaaaacatAGCTGAGAAAGTCTAAAAGGAACAATATCTACAGATTTAAGAGGACAAATAAACTAAAGGGGAGAAAATTAGTAAAGAAAATTCTCCAGAGCTAAGGATACAGATTAAATAAGCCTACAACATGCCCTGcaaaatgaattttattaattttatcaaaaCAATAGAGGTGTTTTTTGTcctggctggttttgaactcttggcttcaagcaatcctcccacctcggcctcacaaagggCTAGGATAACAgctgtgagccatggtgcccagctgcaaaatgagtttttaaaaaaagattcacaTTAAGGGACATCATTGTGAAATTTTAGaatactagaaatacaaaaaatatcctAAAGGCTTCTAGAGAGAGGAAACACAGATCgtatcaaaaagaacaaaaatcagaaTTGTATCAGTCCACTTAACAGCAACAGCACAGGCTAGGAGATTCTGAGAAGCTTTCAAAGGGAAACTTTTCAACTTAGAATTCTAGACCTGGCTATCAATCATGAGAAAAAAGATGTTTTCACACATCCAATAATTCGAAAAGTTTGTCGCCATGAACCTATTCTTAGGAAGCTATGGCAGGATATGCTCAAGCAAACAGAGAATTTTAAGCTAAAAGGAGAAAGGTATGGATTCCAGAGATGGACTCTGGATCCAGCcagaaaaggggaaggaaaagtcTGGAACAACCTTGCAGCAGCCCTGGAAAATGAATCCACATTGATGCAAAACTAatggggaggaggggctgggataGAGGAAGAGGGTGGGGGAAGACTTCAAAGAGTGAATGATATAAAGGAACATTCCAAACGAGTTAAAGTACATAAGAAAACATATACAAGAACATGTATTTATAGTACACTAAGTGTTGGCTCTGATTCAACAATATTTACATAGTTTTACATTACATAAATGCTCATTAAATATGATATCCATattgggaggagaggggaaggacaTGAGAGCCAAGTCCTTATCTATcataaaaaaatcaacagatCATAATATAATTCAATATGTAAGGTCTG from Macaca nemestrina isolate mMacNem1 chromosome 6, mMacNem.hap1, whole genome shotgun sequence encodes:
- the LOC139363904 gene encoding prothymosin alpha-like, yielding MSDAAVDTSSEITTKDLKEKKEVVEEAENGRDAPANGNANEENGEQEADNEVDEEEEEGGEEEEEEEEGDGEEEDGDEDEEAESATGKRAAEDHEDDDVDTKKQKTDEDD